A region from the Salidesulfovibrio onnuriiensis genome encodes:
- a CDS encoding DegT/DnrJ/EryC1/StrS family aminotransferase, which yields MIPLIRPYITGDAKRRVNEVLDSGFLTEGPVTRELETVVARYLGVAHCLAVTSCTTGLEMALRCLGVSDGDEVIVPDYTYPATASAVALVGATPVIVDVDPQTMVIDYDALEAAVTPATKAVIPVSLFGNPVDYDRLSTIKKKHGLFVIEDAACALGAEFKGRMVGACADISVFSCHPRKFVTTGEGGLVTTGNAEWAEWMLSFKHFGMGVHESRQCTSFDRIGTNLKLSNILAAVGLSQMDMVEELLDRRRQLAALYQEALKSLPGISLPTVTEGGLHSYQSFCVFVDERDRVMASMREKGVEVQIGTYSLHMHKAFNANDKVRLHGAMQGSRRAFEQCLTLPLFHEMTREELDTVVRLLAEEVG from the coding sequence ATGATCCCCCTGATTCGACCCTACATTACCGGCGATGCCAAAAGGCGCGTCAACGAGGTGCTTGACTCCGGGTTCCTTACCGAAGGCCCGGTAACCAGGGAACTGGAAACCGTGGTTGCCCGGTACCTCGGAGTCGCTCATTGCCTGGCCGTGACCTCCTGCACCACGGGACTTGAAATGGCCCTGCGCTGTCTCGGTGTTTCCGATGGGGACGAGGTCATCGTGCCGGACTACACCTACCCGGCCACCGCTTCGGCCGTGGCCCTTGTGGGTGCAACCCCTGTCATCGTGGATGTGGATCCGCAGACCATGGTCATCGATTACGATGCCCTGGAGGCGGCGGTGACGCCTGCGACCAAGGCCGTAATCCCCGTTTCCCTGTTCGGCAATCCCGTGGATTATGATCGCCTGAGCACCATTAAAAAGAAGCATGGCCTGTTTGTAATCGAGGATGCCGCCTGTGCCCTCGGGGCCGAATTCAAGGGCAGAATGGTGGGGGCCTGCGCGGACATCTCCGTGTTCAGCTGTCATCCCCGCAAGTTCGTCACCACCGGTGAGGGCGGGCTGGTCACCACCGGCAATGCCGAGTGGGCGGAGTGGATGCTTTCCTTCAAGCATTTCGGCATGGGCGTGCATGAGTCGCGACAGTGCACCAGTTTTGACCGCATCGGTACAAATCTCAAACTTTCCAACATACTGGCTGCTGTAGGCCTGTCCCAGATGGACATGGTGGAAGAACTCCTGGACCGTCGGCGTCAACTGGCCGCACTGTACCAGGAGGCCTTGAAGTCGCTGCCGGGAATTTCCCTGCCGACGGTCACTGAGGGCGGCCTTCATTCCTACCAATCGTTTTGCGTGTTTGTGGACGAACGGGACAGGGTCATGGCCTCCATGCGGGAGAAGGGGGTCGAGGTCCAGATCGGTACCTATTCCCTGCACATGCACAAGGCCTTCAATGCCAACGACAAGGTTCGGCTCCACGGCGCCATGCAAGGCAGCCGCAGGGCCTTTGAACAGTGCCTCACCCTTCCTCTTTTTCACGAAATGACTCGGGAGGAGCTGGACACCGTTGTACGATTGCTCGCGGAAGAGGTTGGTTAA
- a CDS encoding radical SAM/SPASM domain-containing protein has product MEYKLPGDPGRFPTRVTLELTNRCNLNCTFCPRCYMEKERGFLDTALAKELLNEMAGHAPVAFVPFFRGESLLHPQWFEILSLAQEKAVGEIQFTTNASLLSSENIERILDLDLAFISFSLDTRDPELYNASRRGADFEKTMQNVLDFVRRRDERGVGTQVQVSAVETPEHKPGMDAFVDYWRPIVDRVRVYVEHSTDGKPGSIDEPLPDFEKRLPCFKPFSDMVVYWNGQVACCNHDWTRLVDGSPLGDVSKDGIAGVWQGEPYVELRKKHLQASLDGVNPCDGCDHWKMYYMKSGYLGRTYAR; this is encoded by the coding sequence ATGGAATATAAGCTCCCGGGCGATCCCGGGCGGTTCCCCACACGGGTGACGCTCGAACTGACCAATCGCTGCAATCTCAACTGTACCTTTTGTCCGCGTTGCTACATGGAAAAGGAACGCGGTTTTCTGGATACGGCCCTGGCCAAGGAACTGCTGAACGAGATGGCGGGCCATGCTCCTGTGGCCTTTGTTCCGTTCTTCCGGGGGGAAAGCCTGCTGCACCCGCAGTGGTTTGAAATTTTGAGTCTCGCCCAGGAAAAGGCGGTGGGAGAGATTCAGTTCACCACCAATGCCTCGCTGCTCTCAAGTGAGAACATTGAGAGGATTCTTGATCTCGATCTGGCCTTCATTTCCTTTTCCCTCGATACACGGGATCCGGAGCTGTACAACGCCAGCAGGCGTGGCGCCGATTTTGAAAAGACCATGCAGAATGTCCTTGATTTCGTGAGGCGCCGCGACGAGCGGGGCGTCGGGACTCAGGTGCAGGTAAGCGCCGTTGAAACGCCGGAGCACAAGCCCGGCATGGATGCATTTGTGGACTATTGGCGTCCCATCGTGGACCGGGTGCGCGTCTATGTGGAACATTCAACGGACGGCAAGCCTGGCAGCATCGACGAGCCCTTGCCCGATTTCGAGAAGCGGCTTCCCTGTTTTAAGCCGTTCTCCGATATGGTGGTTTACTGGAACGGGCAGGTAGCCTGTTGCAATCATGACTGGACGCGTCTGGTGGACGGTTCGCCGCTGGGGGATGTTTCCAAGGACGGCATAGCAGGCGTCTGGCAGGGCGAGCCCTATGTCGAGTTGCGCAAGAAGCACCTGCAGGCCTCTTTGGACGGAGTGAACCCTTGCGACGGGTGCGACCACTGGAAGATGTACTATATGAAAAGCGGCTACCTCGGCCGTACTTATGCGAGATAG
- the nagB gene encoding glucosamine-6-phosphate deaminase yields MRLIPLNDNVGWWAARYVARRIRLFEPGPERPFVLGLPTGGTPLPMYGELVRMHREEGLSLKHVVTFNMDEYVGLPADHPESYRSYMHMNFFDHVDLRPENINLLNGNAPDLAAECRRYEEKMASYGGVNLWVGGVGSDGHIAFNEPTSSLSSRTRDKDLTLETRRANARFFGGQVENVPELALTVGVGTLLDAEEMLVLATGMSKALAVRHAVEEGINHLWTVSAMQMHRRAVLVCDRDAVRELRVKTLRYFQQIEAENIKDPK; encoded by the coding sequence ATGAGACTGATTCCCTTGAACGATAATGTTGGCTGGTGGGCGGCCCGCTATGTGGCCCGCAGAATCCGGCTGTTCGAGCCCGGCCCGGAACGGCCGTTCGTGCTCGGCCTGCCCACGGGCGGCACTCCCCTGCCCATGTACGGGGAACTGGTGCGCATGCACCGTGAGGAAGGCCTGAGCCTGAAGCATGTGGTGACCTTCAACATGGATGAATACGTGGGCCTGCCCGCGGACCATCCCGAAAGTTACCGGTCCTACATGCACATGAACTTTTTCGACCATGTGGACCTGCGTCCCGAAAACATCAACCTGCTGAACGGCAACGCCCCGGACCTGGCGGCCGAATGCCGCCGCTACGAGGAGAAAATGGCCTCGTACGGCGGGGTGAACCTGTGGGTGGGCGGCGTCGGCTCGGACGGGCATATCGCCTTCAACGAGCCCACTTCGTCGCTTTCCTCGCGCACCCGGGACAAGGACCTGACCCTGGAAACGCGGCGGGCCAATGCCCGCTTCTTCGGCGGTCAGGTGGAAAACGTGCCCGAACTGGCCCTGACCGTGGGCGTGGGCACCCTGCTGGACGCCGAGGAAATGCTTGTCCTGGCAACGGGTATGAGCAAGGCCCTGGCCGTGCGTCATGCCGTGGAAGAGGGCATCAATCACCTCTGGACGGTTTCGGCCATGCAGATGCACCGCCGGGCCGTGCTGGTCTGCGACCGGGACGCCGTACGCGAGCTGCGGGTCAAGACCTTGCGCTACTTCCAGCAAATAGAAGCGGAAAACATAAAGGATCCCAAGTAG
- the nagA gene encoding N-acetylglucosamine-6-phosphate deacetylase, which produces MQAFTNCTIYAGNAVLAGKAVLVEDGKISGVVANDAVPDHAAIVDLQGLSLAPGYIDLQINGCGGRMFNDDVSVETLDIMAKALLPTGCTSFLPTLVTATDEDMLKAVEVVDAYRDARPECVLGVHLEGPYLSRKRRGIHNESLVRQPDSKVLSLVAEHGPEVVRMMTMAPENAGTEYVKQLTDAGIRVSAGHSATPCTVAREAFRNGMTMATHLFNGMEPLMGREPGLVGAVYLERPWTGIIADGVHVAWDNIELAKRILGEKLFLITDAVAPVGTNQTEFQLGGHAVFVKDGKCLSADGTLGGSVLTMDVAVKNCVNHVGIELEEALRMASLYPAMAVGLDHELGRIEPGYFADMVALDDDLNVVSVFKRGQR; this is translated from the coding sequence ATGCAAGCGTTTACCAATTGCACCATATATGCGGGCAATGCCGTGCTGGCAGGCAAGGCAGTGCTCGTGGAAGACGGAAAGATCTCCGGCGTCGTGGCGAACGATGCCGTTCCCGACCATGCCGCGATCGTTGATTTGCAGGGTCTCTCCCTTGCTCCCGGCTATATCGACCTGCAGATCAACGGTTGCGGCGGCAGAATGTTCAACGACGACGTCAGCGTCGAGACCCTGGACATCATGGCCAAGGCACTCCTGCCCACGGGCTGCACCTCCTTTTTGCCCACCCTGGTCACGGCCACGGACGAGGACATGCTCAAGGCCGTCGAGGTGGTGGACGCCTACCGCGACGCGCGGCCCGAATGCGTGCTGGGCGTGCATCTGGAAGGCCCGTACCTGAGCAGGAAGCGCCGGGGCATCCACAACGAATCCCTGGTGCGCCAGCCCGATTCCAAGGTGCTTTCCCTGGTGGCCGAGCACGGCCCCGAGGTGGTGCGCATGATGACCATGGCCCCGGAAAACGCGGGGACGGAATACGTGAAACAGCTGACGGATGCGGGCATCCGCGTCTCGGCCGGGCACAGCGCCACACCCTGTACCGTGGCGCGCGAGGCCTTCCGTAACGGCATGACCATGGCCACCCACCTGTTCAACGGCATGGAGCCCCTCATGGGCCGGGAGCCGGGCCTGGTGGGCGCTGTGTATCTGGAGCGCCCCTGGACCGGCATCATTGCCGACGGCGTGCATGTGGCCTGGGACAACATCGAGCTGGCCAAGCGCATCCTCGGCGAGAAGCTGTTCCTGATCACCGATGCCGTGGCTCCGGTGGGGACGAATCAGACCGAATTCCAACTGGGCGGCCACGCCGTCTTTGTCAAGGACGGCAAGTGCCTTTCCGCGGACGGCACCCTGGGCGGTTCCGTGCTGACCATGGACGTGGCCGTGAAGAACTGCGTCAACCACGTGGGCATCGAGCTTGAGGAAGCCCTGCGCATGGCCTCCCTGTATCCGGCCATGGCCGTGGGCCTGGACCACGAACTGGGCAGGATCGAGCCCGGGTATTTCGCGGACATGGTGGCGCTGGACGACGACCTGAACGTGGTATCCGTGTTCAAGCGCGGGCAGCGATAA
- a CDS encoding class I SAM-dependent methyltransferase → MIAQNAKTSKEQSQTADTFGFKWSKRDTYESEAFKARTEQWLLERYCGGDRPKLAAMLGEGRKVILDAGCGASYSALLLFGDLLAQHEYIGVDISSSVEVAAKRFKEHGFEGRFMQNDLMHIDIPDESVDMIFSEGVLHHTDSVEEAVGSLSHKLKIGGHFLFYVYVKKSPVREYTDDYIREQLTPMDNEQAWEALESLTKLGKTLGDLNTTIDIPEDVSLLGIPKGKIDIQRLFYWHICKMFYDKNMDIGEMNHINFDWFRPLNCIRSTPEQVRAYCDQAGLDIEHMDIQNSGITVVAVKR, encoded by the coding sequence ATGATTGCTCAAAATGCCAAGACATCCAAGGAACAGTCCCAGACTGCCGATACATTCGGCTTTAAGTGGAGCAAACGAGATACCTACGAAAGCGAAGCTTTCAAGGCTAGAACAGAACAGTGGCTGTTGGAGCGTTACTGTGGAGGGGATCGCCCCAAACTGGCAGCTATGTTGGGCGAGGGGCGTAAGGTTATTCTTGATGCCGGGTGCGGTGCCAGTTACTCCGCTCTTTTGCTTTTCGGTGACTTGCTCGCACAACATGAGTATATCGGGGTGGATATTAGTTCCTCCGTGGAAGTCGCCGCCAAGCGTTTCAAAGAGCATGGGTTTGAGGGGCGTTTCATGCAGAACGATCTCATGCATATCGACATTCCCGATGAGTCTGTAGATATGATTTTTTCCGAAGGAGTACTTCACCATACCGATTCGGTGGAGGAGGCTGTTGGCAGTCTGTCTCATAAGCTTAAGATCGGTGGACACTTTCTCTTTTATGTATACGTCAAGAAGAGTCCGGTCCGTGAGTACACTGATGACTACATACGTGAACAGCTTACCCCCATGGACAACGAGCAGGCTTGGGAAGCCCTAGAGTCTCTGACAAAACTCGGCAAGACTTTAGGTGACCTGAACACTACCATCGATATACCCGAAGACGTGTCTTTGTTGGGTATTCCGAAAGGTAAGATTGATATCCAACGCCTTTTTTATTGGCACATTTGCAAGATGTTCTATGACAAAAATATGGACATCGGCGAGATGAATCACATTAATTTCGATTGGTTTCGTCCGTTGAACTGCATCCGGAGTACTCCCGAGCAGGTGCGTGCATATTGTGATCAGGCCGGGCTCGACATTGAACACATGGATATCCAGAATTCCGGCATCACTGTCGTTGCCGTCAAACGTTAA
- a CDS encoding N-acyl homoserine lactonase family protein, whose product MSHYTIHPIVLGTKVFDKGMMTYQHGYGTPFTIPIYAWLIKGASKNILVDTGEAHPVVSEDRERAIGGKIYTFEEGLAKHGLKPEDIDIVLHTHLHSDHCENDYKCTNAKFYVHEKELHNIHNPHPLDFRYLEDHIEEIEANGQIVVLKTDIEILPGIRMVRTPAHTRGGMSVIVDTAVGSFMICGFCTILENLYPPAEVKAMEMEVIPPGTNTNAKKAYNILVRAKTMADYLLPLHEPKYAAVEQIPANIEEAAIKREAVAVPS is encoded by the coding sequence ATGTCGCATTACACCATCCATCCCATTGTTTTGGGCACCAAGGTTTTCGACAAGGGCATGATGACCTATCAGCACGGCTACGGCACCCCGTTCACCATTCCCATCTATGCCTGGCTCATCAAGGGGGCTTCGAAGAACATTCTCGTGGACACGGGGGAGGCCCACCCCGTGGTCTCGGAAGACCGGGAAAGGGCCATCGGCGGCAAGATCTACACTTTCGAGGAAGGGCTGGCCAAGCACGGGCTCAAACCCGAGGACATCGATATTGTCCTGCACACCCACCTGCACAGCGACCATTGCGAAAACGACTACAAATGTACGAACGCCAAGTTTTATGTGCATGAAAAGGAACTGCACAACATCCACAACCCGCATCCGCTGGATTTCCGGTACCTGGAGGATCACATCGAGGAAATCGAGGCCAACGGCCAGATCGTGGTGCTCAAGACCGACATCGAGATCCTGCCCGGCATCCGCATGGTGCGCACCCCGGCCCACACGCGCGGAGGCATGTCCGTGATCGTGGATACGGCCGTGGGCTCGTTCATGATCTGCGGTTTCTGCACCATCCTGGAAAACCTCTATCCCCCGGCCGAGGTCAAGGCCATGGAAATGGAGGTCATTCCGCCCGGGACCAACACCAACGCCAAGAAGGCCTACAATATCCTGGTGCGGGCCAAGACCATGGCCGACTACCTGTTGCCCCTGCATGAACCCAAGTACGCAGCCGTGGAGCAGATTCCGGCCAACATCGAGGAGGCGGCCATCAAGCGGGAAGCCGTGGCGGTCCCGAGCTAG
- a CDS encoding winged helix-turn-helix domain-containing protein, with protein MLTELFTSKTRIKLLLKLFLNPEVSCYLRELSSEFQVSPNAIKGELDSLSEAGYLEREQNGRSVYFRANRKHPFFPEISSIVRKSLGIDRLIDDVMASLGKVDSVYILDDYAQGKDSGIIDVLVVGDVDRQQLDNLRKITEGKIDRVVRVVDVTAEAFEGKRELFLNRPHWKVV; from the coding sequence ATGTTGACCGAACTGTTTACGTCAAAGACGCGCATCAAGCTTTTGCTCAAGTTGTTCCTGAACCCGGAGGTTTCCTGCTATCTCCGGGAGTTGTCTTCGGAATTCCAGGTCTCTCCCAACGCCATCAAGGGCGAGCTCGACAGCCTGAGCGAGGCCGGGTACCTGGAGCGGGAGCAGAACGGACGGAGCGTGTATTTTCGCGCCAACAGGAAGCATCCCTTCTTTCCGGAGATCAGCTCCATCGTGAGAAAGTCCCTTGGCATCGACAGGCTGATCGATGATGTCATGGCCAGTCTCGGCAAGGTGGATTCGGTCTATATCCTTGATGATTACGCCCAGGGGAAGGACTCGGGCATCATTGACGTGCTGGTGGTGGGCGATGTGGACCGGCAGCAGCTCGACAATCTGCGCAAGATCACTGAAGGCAAGATCGACAGGGTGGTGCGGGTTGTGGATGTGACTGCGGAGGCTTTCGAGGGGAAAAGAGAGCTTTTCCTGAATCGCCCGCATTGGAAGGTCGTATAA